In Flammeovirgaceae bacterium 311, one DNA window encodes the following:
- a CDS encoding KpsF/GutQ family protein (COG0794 Predicted sugar phosphate isomerase involved in capsule formation): MLKAKNLTQIAQKVLRQESAALQQISEYIDGSFEACVHAILDLKGRVVITGIGKSAIVANKIVATLNSTGTPALFMHAADAIHGDLGMVQKEDLVICLSKSGSTPEIKVLVPLLKRTGALMAAMVCNTNSYLARQADFILNASIDQEACPNNLAPTTSTTVQMALGDALAVCLLEARGFTSQDFARLHPGGSLGKQLYLKVSDIYKENELPVVFEEDSLKDTIVEISGKRLGAAAVISADRQLQGIITDGDLRRMLQKYDDLRGLKAIDLMSPGPKTIFPSDYAVKALQLMQENNISQLVVVTEDEAREVVGFVHIHNLIKEGII; encoded by the coding sequence TTGCTAAAAGCTAAGAATTTAACGCAGATTGCACAAAAAGTATTGCGGCAGGAATCTGCTGCACTACAGCAGATTAGCGAATACATCGATGGCAGCTTCGAAGCCTGTGTGCATGCTATTCTGGACCTGAAGGGCAGGGTAGTGATTACGGGCATCGGAAAAAGTGCCATAGTAGCCAATAAAATCGTTGCCACCCTTAATTCTACGGGTACACCGGCTTTATTTATGCATGCTGCCGATGCCATTCATGGCGATCTGGGCATGGTGCAAAAAGAGGATCTGGTCATTTGCCTTTCCAAAAGCGGAAGTACGCCGGAAATAAAAGTGCTGGTGCCGCTCCTGAAAAGAACGGGTGCCCTGATGGCGGCCATGGTTTGCAATACAAATTCCTACCTGGCCAGGCAGGCTGATTTTATACTGAATGCATCCATTGATCAGGAAGCCTGCCCCAATAACCTGGCACCTACCACCAGCACCACCGTGCAAATGGCCCTGGGCGATGCGCTGGCTGTATGCCTGCTGGAAGCCCGTGGCTTTACCAGCCAGGATTTTGCACGCCTGCATCCCGGCGGATCGCTGGGCAAACAATTGTATCTGAAGGTCAGCGATATCTATAAAGAAAATGAACTGCCCGTGGTATTCGAGGAAGACAGCCTGAAGGATACTATCGTAGAAATTTCAGGTAAACGCTTAGGTGCAGCAGCAGTAATATCTGCAGACCGTCAGCTGCAGGGGATCATCACCGATGGCGATTTGCGGCGTATGCTGCAGAAGTATGATGACCTGCGGGGACTGAAGGCAATAGACCTGATGTCTCCGGGACCAAAAACTATTTTTCCTTCTGATTATGCCGTTAAAGCCCTGCAGCTGATGCAGGAAAACAATATCAGCCAGCTGGTGGTAGTAACAGAAGATGAGGCCCGGGAAGTGGTCGGCTTTGTACACATTCACAATCTTATCAAAGAAGGCATTATATAA
- a CDS encoding ATP-dependent DNA helicase RecQ (COG0514 Superfamily II DNA helicase) codes for MLVDQKDVLKERLKEVFGYDQFRGNQEAIMQNVMDGHNTFVIMPTGAGKSLCYQLPALVQKGTAIVISPLIALMKNQVDQLNAHGVQAHFLNSTLSKAEINKVKRETLAGKTKLLYVAPESLTKDENIDFLTKADISFVAIDEAHCISEWGHDFRPEYRRIRTIISRLGNLPVIALTATATPKVQQDIQKNLEMGDADVFMSSFNRKNLYYEVRPKKHTKKQLVKFVSQHKGKSGIVYCLSRKKVEEIAELLRVNGFKAAPYHAGLDPAVRIKNQDDFLNEETDIIVATIAFGMGIDKPDVRFVVHYDTPKSLEGYYQETGRGGRDGLDGHCLMFYSYNDIMKLEKFNKDKPVTERDNAKILLQEMASYAESSVCRRRQLLHYFGESFGKDCGFCDNCLNPRERYEAKEHLLLALQAVDQTEQRFALQHLAEVIHGTENQYVVSYSHNTLPVWAKGNTYPLDFWKSVIRQALLYEFLEKDIENIGILKITPKGAEYLINPVSVTFTKDHNYSTDEVEEENEKEAPVAQRAYDEALFSLLKDLRKKLAKQKNLPPYVIFQDPSLEEMATVYPTSTDALSQIQGVGMGKVSKFGKPFIEAIKKYVEDNEIEPATDMVVKTSGTRSKTKIFVIQQIDRKIDLKEIAEAQNLSMDELLSEIEHICYSGTRLNLDYYLDDYIDEERQDEVYEYFMGAESDSLRLALDELGSNDYTEEELRLMRVKFLSENAN; via the coding sequence ATGTTAGTGGACCAAAAGGATGTCTTGAAAGAAAGGTTAAAGGAAGTATTCGGTTACGATCAGTTCAGAGGAAATCAGGAGGCTATCATGCAGAATGTGATGGATGGCCACAACACCTTTGTGATCATGCCAACAGGCGCAGGTAAATCTTTATGTTACCAGCTGCCCGCACTTGTACAAAAGGGAACGGCAATTGTCATTTCCCCCCTGATTGCCCTGATGAAAAACCAGGTAGATCAGCTGAATGCCCATGGCGTACAGGCACACTTCCTGAATTCTACCTTAAGCAAGGCAGAAATAAATAAGGTAAAAAGAGAAACCCTGGCCGGCAAAACCAAGCTGCTGTATGTAGCGCCGGAATCTCTTACAAAAGACGAAAACATAGATTTTCTTACAAAGGCAGATATTTCCTTTGTTGCGATCGATGAGGCACACTGTATCTCGGAGTGGGGGCATGATTTCCGCCCGGAGTACCGCCGTATCCGCACCATTATCAGCAGGCTGGGCAACCTGCCCGTCATAGCCCTCACCGCCACTGCCACCCCAAAGGTGCAGCAGGATATCCAGAAAAACCTGGAGATGGGCGATGCGGATGTGTTCATGTCTTCCTTCAACCGCAAAAACCTCTACTACGAGGTGCGGCCAAAGAAACATACCAAAAAACAGCTGGTAAAGTTTGTAAGTCAGCACAAAGGCAAATCGGGCATTGTATACTGCCTTAGCCGTAAAAAGGTAGAGGAAATTGCCGAGCTGCTGCGGGTAAACGGCTTTAAGGCTGCGCCCTACCATGCTGGTCTGGACCCTGCCGTGCGCATCAAGAACCAGGACGATTTCCTGAACGAGGAAACCGACATTATTGTAGCGACCATTGCCTTTGGCATGGGCATCGACAAACCTGATGTGCGCTTTGTGGTGCACTACGATACGCCCAAGTCGCTGGAGGGCTACTACCAGGAAACTGGCCGTGGCGGCCGCGATGGCCTCGACGGGCACTGCCTGATGTTCTACAGCTATAACGACATCATGAAGCTGGAGAAGTTCAACAAGGACAAACCAGTGACTGAACGCGACAATGCCAAGATCCTGCTGCAGGAGATGGCTTCCTATGCCGAATCATCCGTATGCCGGCGCAGGCAGCTGCTGCACTATTTTGGTGAATCTTTCGGCAAAGACTGCGGCTTTTGCGATAACTGCCTGAACCCACGCGAGCGTTACGAGGCGAAAGAGCACCTCCTGCTGGCCCTGCAGGCCGTAGACCAGACCGAACAGCGCTTTGCCCTGCAGCACCTGGCCGAGGTAATTCACGGTACCGAAAATCAATATGTGGTGAGCTACAGCCACAATACACTGCCTGTCTGGGCAAAAGGAAACACCTATCCGCTCGATTTCTGGAAATCGGTTATCCGCCAGGCCCTGCTCTATGAGTTCCTGGAGAAGGATATTGAAAACATTGGCATTCTGAAGATCACGCCAAAGGGTGCCGAATACCTTATCAATCCTGTTTCTGTAACCTTTACAAAGGACCATAACTACAGCACAGACGAGGTAGAGGAAGAAAACGAGAAAGAGGCGCCGGTGGCACAGCGTGCTTATGATGAAGCCCTGTTCAGCCTGCTGAAAGACCTGCGTAAAAAGCTGGCCAAGCAGAAAAACCTGCCTCCTTACGTGATCTTCCAGGATCCGTCTCTGGAAGAAATGGCCACTGTTTACCCCACCAGTACCGATGCCTTGAGCCAGATTCAGGGTGTGGGCATGGGAAAGGTGAGCAAGTTTGGCAAACCTTTCATAGAGGCTATCAAGAAATATGTTGAAGACAACGAAATAGAGCCTGCTACCGATATGGTGGTAAAAACCTCCGGTACACGCTCAAAAACCAAGATCTTCGTAATTCAGCAGATTGACCGCAAAATTGACCTGAAGGAAATTGCAGAGGCGCAAAACCTAAGCATGGACGAGCTGCTCTCCGAGATTGAGCACATCTGCTACTCAGGCACCAGGCTTAATCTTGATTACTACCTCGATGATTATATTGATGAGGAGCGTCAGGATGAGGTGTATGAGTATTTTATGGGTGCCGAATCGGATAGTCTGCGGCTTGCCCTGGATGAGCTGGGCAGCAACGACTATACCGAAGAAGAGCTCCGCCTGATGCGGGTAAAGTTTCTGTCGGAGAATGCGAATTAG
- a CDS encoding mannose-1-phosphate guanylyltransferase (GDP) (COG0836 Mannose-1-phosphate guanylyltransferase) yields the protein MNPNYYVVIMAGGIGSRFWPYSRNSQPKQFLDVLNTGQSLLQMTANRFRDVCPVENIYIVTNTTYVSLVKEQLPELSDDQILAEPVRRNTAPCVAYAAYKIRQKNPKAAMVVAPSDHAIFHESEFIQTVQKALQEAEKGDKLITLGIRPNRPETGYGYIQYIKEPGATFKKVKTFTEKPQLELAKTFLDSGDFVWNAGIFIWSANAIVGAYEKHLPELAEIFDDCPECYYSPKEEDFIRSAYSQSKNISIDYGIMEKAENVYVVLADFGWSDLGSWASLHEIRNKDEKNNAVDANAILFEANDCMIKSDQDHLVVVQGLQGYLVAQCDDVILICKKDDEARFREYVNEVKTQKGEKYL from the coding sequence ATGAACCCCAACTATTACGTAGTGATCATGGCCGGCGGCATTGGTAGCCGTTTCTGGCCTTACAGCCGCAACAGCCAGCCCAAGCAGTTCCTGGATGTGCTCAATACCGGCCAGTCTCTGCTGCAAATGACAGCAAACCGTTTCAGGGATGTATGTCCTGTGGAAAACATTTACATCGTTACCAACACCACCTATGTATCACTGGTAAAAGAGCAGCTGCCCGAGCTTTCGGACGATCAGATCCTGGCCGAGCCCGTACGCCGGAATACGGCGCCCTGTGTTGCCTATGCTGCCTACAAGATAAGGCAGAAGAACCCCAAAGCAGCCATGGTGGTAGCCCCTTCAGACCATGCCATCTTTCATGAATCTGAATTTATCCAAACCGTGCAAAAAGCCCTGCAGGAAGCAGAGAAAGGTGATAAGCTGATTACACTGGGCATTCGTCCTAACCGCCCTGAGACGGGTTATGGCTATATTCAGTACATCAAAGAGCCCGGAGCCACTTTCAAAAAAGTAAAGACTTTTACCGAGAAACCGCAGTTGGAGCTGGCAAAGACTTTCCTGGACAGCGGTGATTTTGTCTGGAATGCAGGCATCTTTATCTGGAGCGCCAATGCTATTGTGGGTGCTTACGAAAAGCACCTGCCTGAGCTGGCAGAGATTTTTGATGATTGCCCCGAATGCTATTACAGCCCTAAGGAAGAAGATTTTATCCGCTCGGCCTATTCTCAGAGCAAGAACATCTCCATTGACTACGGCATTATGGAGAAGGCTGAAAATGTATATGTGGTGCTGGCCGATTTTGGGTGGTCCGACCTGGGCTCATGGGCTTCTCTGCATGAGATCCGCAACAAGGACGAAAAAAATAATGCGGTAGATGCCAATGCCATTCTCTTTGAAGCCAATGACTGCATGATCAAATCAGACCAGGATCATCTGGTGGTGGTACAGGGCCTGCAGGGCTACCTGGTAGCCCAGTGCGACGATGTTATCCTCATCTGCAAAAAAGACGATGAAGCCCGTTTCCGGGAATATGTGAATGAGGTAAAGACCCAGAAGGGGGAGAAATATTTGTAG
- a CDS encoding TrmH family RNA methyltransferase (COG0566 rRNA methylases), with protein MEKRPNFALSTELVNDQDLIFGTRAVLEAIRAGREIENLLVQRDLNNDLIRELKAEAAANEITYHKVPVEKLNRITKKNHQGVICFLSPIRYAPIQEVLAHTFELGRMPLVVVLDRVTDVRNFGAIARTAECLGADAIVIPSRGSARINADAMKTSAGALNYLPVCREDNLKDTLRFLKDSGLQVVACTEKAASPIAESDLIGPVALLMGSEEDGISGEYLKLADTRALVPMLGQVGSLNVSVATAICLYEVVRQRGQK; from the coding sequence ATGGAGAAGAGGCCAAATTTTGCCTTAAGCACAGAGTTAGTAAACGACCAGGACCTGATTTTTGGCACACGTGCCGTACTGGAAGCCATACGTGCCGGCAGGGAAATAGAAAACCTGCTGGTACAGCGCGACCTGAACAACGACCTGATCAGGGAGCTAAAGGCCGAAGCTGCTGCGAACGAGATTACCTACCACAAGGTGCCGGTAGAAAAGCTGAACCGAATCACCAAAAAAAATCACCAGGGGGTTATCTGTTTCCTCTCCCCCATTCGCTACGCCCCCATACAGGAGGTTTTGGCTCATACCTTTGAGCTGGGCAGAATGCCGCTGGTGGTGGTACTGGACCGGGTAACAGATGTACGTAATTTCGGGGCCATTGCCCGCACGGCCGAATGCCTGGGTGCCGATGCCATTGTGATTCCCAGCCGTGGCAGTGCCCGCATCAATGCCGATGCCATGAAGACCTCTGCCGGCGCCCTTAATTACCTGCCTGTTTGCCGGGAAGACAACCTGAAAGATACGCTGCGTTTCTTAAAAGACAGTGGCCTGCAGGTGGTAGCCTGCACTGAAAAGGCCGCCTCTCCCATTGCTGAAAGTGATCTGATCGGCCCTGTAGCCCTGCTGATGGGCTCCGAAGAAGATGGTATTTCCGGAGAATACCTGAAGCTGGCCGACACAAGAGCCCTGGTGCCCATGCTGGGCCAGGTAGGCTCCCTCAACGTATCGGTAGCAACGGCTATCTGTTTGTACGAGGTGGTGCGGCAAAGGGGGCAAAAATAA
- a CDS encoding phosphoribosylamine--glycine ligase (COG0151 Phosphoribosylamine-glycine ligase): MNILVIGSGGREHAMAWKMSQSPRCSKLFVAPGNAGTAQLATNLPIGVEDFEGIKKAVLEHAIELVVVGPEAPLVAGIRDFFEQDDQLKKIAIIGPGKHGAQLEGSKDFSKTFMLRHRIPTADARTFDKQSLDEGLEYLQDMTLPVVLKADGLAAGKGVIICPTIGEAENVLKEMLVDEKFGDASQKVLVEEFLEGTELSVFVLTDGEHYVILPEAKDYKRIGEGDTGPNTGGMGAVSPVSIADRDFMEMVEERVVKRTIAGLQQDRIPFQGFLFIGLMKMKGEPYVIEYNVRMGDPETEAVLPRVENDLVELFMATAKGRLNELVLKTAPFATATVVMAAGGYPDAYEKGKEISGLPSEASDHAHVFHAGTREQEGKVVSNGGRVLAVTGQGPTLKEALDNVYSQVENIRWEKSYFRRDIGQDVLV, translated from the coding sequence ATGAATATTCTTGTGATTGGATCGGGCGGCCGTGAGCATGCCATGGCCTGGAAAATGAGCCAGAGCCCCCGCTGCTCCAAACTTTTTGTAGCGCCGGGCAATGCCGGTACCGCTCAGCTGGCAACCAACCTGCCCATTGGTGTTGAAGATTTTGAAGGCATTAAAAAAGCAGTGCTCGAGCATGCCATTGAGCTGGTGGTCGTGGGGCCCGAGGCGCCCCTGGTGGCTGGCATCCGCGATTTCTTTGAGCAGGACGATCAGCTGAAAAAGATAGCCATTATTGGTCCAGGCAAGCATGGTGCCCAGCTGGAGGGTAGCAAGGACTTCTCGAAAACCTTTATGCTGCGCCACCGCATCCCCACAGCCGATGCCCGCACTTTCGATAAACAGTCGCTGGACGAAGGGCTGGAGTACCTGCAGGACATGACCCTGCCTGTGGTACTGAAAGCTGATGGACTGGCAGCAGGCAAAGGGGTGATAATCTGCCCCACCATTGGAGAAGCTGAAAATGTGCTGAAAGAAATGCTGGTGGATGAGAAGTTTGGCGACGCCAGCCAAAAAGTTTTGGTTGAGGAGTTTCTGGAGGGCACGGAACTTTCTGTTTTTGTGTTAACGGATGGAGAACATTATGTCATTCTGCCGGAAGCCAAGGATTACAAACGCATTGGCGAGGGCGATACAGGGCCCAATACCGGTGGTATGGGTGCCGTTTCGCCGGTAAGCATTGCCGACCGTGATTTTATGGAAATGGTGGAAGAGCGGGTGGTAAAACGCACTATTGCGGGCCTGCAGCAGGACAGGATCCCTTTTCAGGGTTTTCTGTTCATAGGGCTGATGAAGATGAAAGGTGAGCCTTACGTGATTGAATATAATGTGCGGATGGGCGATCCTGAAACTGAGGCCGTACTGCCCCGGGTAGAAAACGACCTGGTAGAGCTGTTTATGGCTACTGCCAAGGGCAGGCTAAACGAGCTGGTGCTGAAAACAGCCCCCTTTGCAACGGCCACCGTGGTAATGGCTGCTGGCGGGTACCCCGATGCCTACGAAAAGGGTAAGGAAATATCCGGCCTTCCGTCTGAAGCATCCGACCATGCGCATGTATTTCATGCCGGCACCCGGGAGCAGGAGGGAAAGGTGGTAAGCAATGGCGGCAGGGTGCTAGCCGTAACCGGACAGGGACCTACGCTGAAGGAAGCATTGGACAATGTTTACAGCCAGGTAGAAAACATCAGGTGGGAAAAAAGCTATTTCCGCCGCGATATTGGGCAGGATGT